From the genome of Gemmatimonas phototrophica, one region includes:
- a CDS encoding nuclear transport factor 2 family protein, whose protein sequence is MSRARATRSTWFPGCVAAVLVATLIACSKEEQPVVPEDRTSFATRYAAAWSGKDPVAFGTFYEEAGSLIVNGSASAGRAAIVETARSYMAAFPDMVVRMDSLREESGASVFHWTWTGTNTGPGGTGKAVNLTGYERWTFSANGLILKSDGHFDNDEYQRQLKGESPASR, encoded by the coding sequence ATGAGCAGAGCGCGCGCCACACGTAGCACGTGGTTCCCTGGTTGTGTAGCCGCCGTCTTGGTCGCGACGCTCATTGCCTGCAGCAAGGAGGAGCAGCCGGTGGTGCCTGAAGATCGCACGAGCTTTGCCACTCGCTACGCGGCCGCTTGGAGCGGAAAGGATCCGGTTGCTTTCGGTACGTTCTATGAGGAGGCGGGGTCGCTCATCGTGAACGGATCGGCGTCCGCTGGGCGGGCCGCCATCGTCGAAACGGCTCGCTCCTACATGGCCGCCTTCCCCGATATGGTCGTCCGGATGGACTCACTCCGCGAGGAGTCGGGAGCGAGCGTGTTCCACTGGACGTGGACTGGGACCAATACGGGACCGGGTGGTACCGGGAAAGCGGTGAACCTCACCGGATACGAGCGGTGGACGTTCAGTGCGAATGGGCTGATCCTCAAGTCCGATGGTCACTTTGACAACGACGAGTATCAGCGACAACTCAAGGGTGAGTCGCCCGCCAGCCGCTAA
- a CDS encoding DUF6428 family protein produces MLFADFAAELAKFPEHELVFTFGDTTIGRGYHLTEVLRLTVDAVDCGGAQDHWKETVLQLVDSPAVEGRAPMSAKKVGGILRRSQAMVPLVPDSELVLEFRPVGALAAQRYHVSEIVSGAAGSLRVVTHGARTQCKAAERSGTVCGADKSAGGSSRCCAPRGASGRPRAAVRCCA; encoded by the coding sequence ATGCTATTCGCCGATTTTGCTGCCGAGCTCGCCAAGTTCCCCGAACACGAACTCGTGTTCACGTTCGGCGACACGACCATCGGTCGTGGCTATCACCTGACCGAGGTACTGCGTCTGACCGTGGACGCCGTCGACTGCGGTGGCGCGCAGGACCACTGGAAGGAGACCGTACTGCAGCTGGTGGACTCACCGGCGGTCGAAGGCCGAGCGCCCATGAGCGCCAAGAAGGTTGGTGGCATCCTGCGGCGCTCCCAGGCGATGGTGCCGCTGGTGCCGGATAGTGAGCTGGTACTGGAGTTCCGTCCGGTGGGTGCGCTCGCTGCGCAGCGGTATCACGTCTCGGAGATCGTGAGCGGAGCGGCGGGGTCGCTGCGCGTGGTAACGCACGGGGCTCGCACGCAGTGCAAGGCGGCGGAGCGCAGCGGGACGGTATGTGGCGCGGACAAATCGGCAGGCGGTTCAAGCCGCTGCTGCGCACCGCGCGGAGCGTCCGGACGCCCGCGCGCCGCGGTGCGCTGCTGCGCGTGA
- a CDS encoding sigma-70 family RNA polymerase sigma factor, with product MTSRGAQIAKTPTTAEHATAEQALATAYLDLHDGLLASIRRQISDPQLAEDLLHDVFGKAVRAMREGRAPGNLAGWLHQVVRTTIVDHFRARRPDVPLMEHELAAQEPPDVAAFQALATCLTPLAATLPPLYRDALDAADFQGHRLAAIADAEGVTVSAIKSRVSRARGLLRQRVLTCCAVFLDATGYVEDFQVRASADCACEPTAGGSSPRATQARLPGCL from the coding sequence GTGACGAGCCGCGGCGCGCAGATCGCGAAGACACCGACGACCGCCGAACACGCGACCGCCGAGCAGGCGTTGGCGACTGCCTACCTGGACCTGCACGATGGCCTGTTGGCGTCTATCCGCCGACAGATCAGTGACCCACAGCTTGCCGAGGACCTGCTGCACGACGTGTTCGGCAAGGCGGTGCGCGCGATGCGCGAAGGGCGCGCACCTGGAAACTTGGCGGGATGGCTGCACCAGGTGGTCCGCACCACGATCGTCGATCATTTCCGCGCTCGGCGACCGGACGTCCCGCTAATGGAACACGAACTGGCCGCGCAGGAGCCGCCGGACGTGGCGGCGTTTCAAGCCTTGGCCACCTGCCTCACGCCCCTCGCAGCCACGCTGCCGCCGCTCTATCGCGACGCGCTGGACGCGGCTGACTTCCAGGGACATCGGCTCGCCGCGATCGCCGACGCCGAGGGCGTCACGGTCTCCGCGATCAAGAGTCGGGTCAGTCGGGCGCGCGGCCTACTCCGGCAGCGCGTGCTGACGTGTTGCGCCGTGTTCCTCGATGCGACGGGATACGTGGAAGATTTTCAGGTCCGTGCGTCAGCCGACTGCGCGTGCGAGCCGACGGCGGGAGGTTCGTCGCCTCGTGCGACGCAGGCGCGCTTACCTGGCTGCCTGTGA